Proteins co-encoded in one Streptomyces diastaticus subsp. diastaticus genomic window:
- a CDS encoding Cys-Gln thioester bond-forming surface protein, which produces MFSVGSRAVSRLAAATVASGLVAAGVLTGAGTAVADEAAAGHPGGASSTLSGLKTYDQAVIHGQRGDQKVSAGLFEMVVDGGGSLQTYCIDIHNPTQKEAKYRETAWDATSLNANKDAGKIRWILQNSYPQVNDLAALASKAGAGALTEKTAAAGTQVAIWRYSDGADVEALDPAAEKLADYLEKNAQALAEPKASLTLDPPAVSGKAGEKLGPVTVHTDAGSVGVTGPADASAGVTVVDEAGKPVTEAADGSRLFFDVPAAEEGAEQSGSAALTVQASTTVPVGRAFASDSKSQTQILAGSSESTVSATATAHWAGTGPIPAVSAEKNCSASGIDLTASNQGDEDFTFELMGVEHTIAAGRTQTVTVPLKEDQAYDFTITGPNGFEKRVTGVLDCKTAGEAGAGGAQPSSGPSPASAGSTPVGGDGQDLAATGGSSATPVIGGVAVALVVIGGATVFLLRRKKVSES; this is translated from the coding sequence ATGTTTTCTGTTGGTAGTCGGGCTGTTTCGCGCCTGGCGGCGGCGACCGTGGCCTCGGGCCTGGTCGCGGCGGGTGTCCTGACCGGAGCCGGGACCGCGGTGGCCGACGAGGCGGCAGCCGGGCACCCCGGTGGCGCCTCGTCGACGCTGAGCGGACTGAAGACGTACGACCAGGCCGTCATCCACGGGCAGCGTGGTGACCAGAAGGTGTCGGCCGGGCTCTTCGAGATGGTCGTCGACGGTGGCGGCTCGCTGCAGACGTACTGCATCGACATTCACAACCCCACGCAGAAGGAGGCGAAGTACCGGGAGACCGCCTGGGACGCGACCTCCCTCAACGCGAACAAGGACGCCGGGAAGATCCGCTGGATCCTCCAGAACTCCTACCCGCAGGTGAACGACCTGGCGGCGCTGGCGAGCAAGGCCGGTGCGGGCGCGCTCACCGAGAAGACCGCGGCAGCCGGTACCCAGGTGGCCATCTGGCGTTACTCGGACGGCGCGGACGTCGAGGCGCTGGACCCGGCGGCGGAGAAGCTCGCCGACTACCTGGAGAAGAACGCGCAGGCGCTGGCCGAGCCGAAGGCGTCCCTGACGCTCGACCCGCCGGCCGTCTCCGGCAAGGCCGGCGAGAAGCTGGGCCCCGTCACCGTCCACACCGACGCCGGCAGCGTCGGCGTGACCGGCCCGGCCGACGCCTCCGCGGGGGTCACCGTGGTCGACGAGGCGGGCAAGCCCGTCACCGAGGCCGCCGACGGCAGCCGCCTCTTCTTCGACGTGCCCGCCGCCGAGGAAGGTGCCGAGCAGAGCGGCAGCGCCGCGCTGACCGTGCAGGCGTCCACCACCGTCCCGGTCGGCCGCGCCTTCGCCTCGGACAGCAAGAGCCAGACGCAGATCCTGGCCGGCTCCAGCGAGTCGACGGTCTCCGCGACGGCCACCGCGCACTGGGCGGGCACCGGCCCGATCCCGGCGGTTTCCGCCGAGAAGAACTGCTCCGCCTCCGGCATCGACCTCACCGCCTCCAACCAGGGCGACGAGGATTTCACCTTCGAGCTGATGGGCGTCGAGCACACCATCGCCGCCGGCAGGACGCAGACCGTCACGGTTCCTCTCAAGGAGGACCAGGCGTACGACTTCACCATCACCGGGCCCAACGGCTTCGAGAAGCGCGTCACCGGTGTCCTCGACTGCAAGACGGCCGGTGAGGCCGGTGCGGGCGGCGCCCAGCCGTCCAGCGGGCCCAGCCCCGCCTCCGCGGGCAGCACCCCCGTCGGCGGCGACGGCCAGGACCTGGCCGCGACCGGCGGCTCCAGCGCCACCCCCGTCATCGGCGGCGTCGCCGTGGCCCTCGTGGTGATCGGCGGCGCGACCGTGTTCCTCCTGCGCCGCAAGAAGGTCTCCGAGAGCTGA
- the ettA gene encoding energy-dependent translational throttle protein EttA — protein sequence MAEYIYTMRKARKAHGDKVILDDVTLSFLPGAKIGVVGPNGAGKSTVLKIMAGLEQPSNGDAFLSPGYTVGILLQEPPLDESKTVMENVQQGVAETKGKLDRFNEIAEQMATDYSDALLEEMGKLQEELDHANAWDLDAQLEQAMDALGCPPGDWAVTNLSGGEKRRVALCKLLLEAPDLLLLDEPTNHLDAESVNWLEQHLAQYPGTVVAITHDRYFLDNVAGWIMELDRGRAIGYEGNYSTYLETKQTRLKVEGQKDAKRAKRLKDELEWVRSNAKGRQAKSKARLARYEEMAAEADKMRKLDFEEIQIPPGPRLGSVVVEVEHLSKAFGDKVLIDDLSFTLPRNGIVGVIGPNGAGKTTLFKMIQGLEEADSGSIKVGDTVKISYVDQSRANIDPKKTLWAVVSDELDYINVGQVEMPSRAYVSAFGFKGPDQQKPAGVLSGGERNRLNLALTLKQGGNLLLLDEPTNDLDVETLSSLENALLEFPGCAVVVSHDRWFLDRVATHILAYEGNSKWFWFEGNFESYEKNKVERLGADAARPHRATYKKLTRS from the coding sequence TTGGCTGAGTACATCTACACCATGCGCAAGGCGCGTAAAGCGCACGGCGACAAGGTGATCCTCGACGACGTCACGCTGAGCTTCCTCCCGGGGGCGAAGATCGGCGTCGTCGGGCCCAACGGTGCCGGTAAGTCGACGGTGCTGAAGATCATGGCCGGGCTGGAGCAGCCGTCGAACGGCGACGCCTTCCTCTCCCCGGGCTACACCGTCGGCATCCTGCTCCAGGAGCCGCCGCTTGACGAGTCCAAGACGGTCATGGAGAACGTCCAGCAGGGCGTCGCCGAGACCAAGGGCAAGCTCGACCGGTTCAACGAGATCGCCGAGCAGATGGCGACCGACTACTCGGACGCGCTGCTGGAGGAGATGGGCAAGCTCCAGGAGGAGCTGGACCACGCGAACGCCTGGGACCTCGACGCCCAGCTGGAGCAGGCCATGGACGCCCTGGGCTGCCCGCCCGGCGACTGGGCCGTCACCAACCTCTCCGGTGGTGAGAAGCGCCGCGTCGCGCTCTGCAAGCTGCTCCTGGAGGCGCCCGACCTGCTCCTCCTCGACGAGCCCACCAACCACCTCGACGCCGAGTCGGTGAACTGGCTGGAGCAGCACCTCGCCCAGTACCCGGGCACCGTCGTCGCCATCACCCACGACCGGTACTTCCTGGACAACGTCGCGGGCTGGATCATGGAGCTCGACCGCGGCCGCGCCATCGGCTACGAGGGCAACTACTCCACGTACCTGGAGACCAAGCAGACCCGTCTCAAGGTCGAGGGGCAGAAGGACGCCAAGCGCGCCAAGCGCCTCAAGGACGAGCTGGAGTGGGTCCGCTCCAACGCCAAGGGCCGCCAGGCGAAGTCCAAGGCGCGCCTCGCCCGGTACGAGGAGATGGCGGCCGAGGCCGACAAGATGCGGAAGCTGGACTTCGAGGAGATCCAGATCCCGCCGGGCCCGCGCCTGGGCAGCGTCGTCGTGGAGGTCGAGCACCTCAGCAAGGCGTTCGGCGACAAGGTCCTCATCGACGACCTGTCCTTCACCCTGCCGCGCAACGGCATCGTCGGTGTGATCGGCCCGAACGGCGCCGGCAAGACCACGCTGTTCAAGATGATCCAGGGCCTGGAGGAGGCCGACTCCGGCTCCATCAAGGTCGGCGACACGGTCAAGATCAGCTACGTCGACCAGTCGCGCGCCAACATCGACCCCAAGAAGACGCTGTGGGCCGTCGTCTCCGACGAGCTGGACTACATCAACGTCGGCCAGGTCGAGATGCCGTCCCGCGCCTACGTCTCCGCGTTCGGCTTCAAGGGCCCGGACCAGCAGAAGCCCGCCGGGGTCCTCTCCGGCGGTGAGCGCAACCGCCTGAACCTCGCGCTCACCCTCAAGCAGGGCGGCAACCTCCTCCTCCTCGACGAGCCCACCAACGACCTGGACGTCGAGACGCTCTCCTCGCTGGAGAACGCCCTGCTGGAGTTCCCGGGCTGCGCCGTGGTCGTCTCCCACGACCGCTGGTTCCTGGACCGCGTCGCCACGCACATCCTGGCGTACGAGGGCAACTCCAAGTGGTTCTGGTTCGAGGGCAACTTCGAGTCGTACGAGAAGAACAAGGTGGAGCGGCTCGGTGCCGACGCGGCCCGGCCGCACCGCGCCACCTACAAGAAGCTGACCCGGAGCTGA
- a CDS encoding acyl-CoA thioesterase: MARHLYRCPLRWSDMDAFGHVNNVVFLRYLEEARIDFMFRLAPGNGSKSFSGGSVVARHEIDYKRPLVHRHEPVLVESWVTGIRGASLTIAYEVKDPDTEEGPGTVYVRASTVVVPYDFRTQRPRRITDEERHFLEKYLPEEPGAEEAGVPGARTA, translated from the coding sequence GTGGCCCGCCACCTCTACCGCTGCCCCCTGCGCTGGTCGGACATGGACGCCTTCGGGCACGTCAACAACGTCGTCTTCCTGCGGTACCTGGAAGAGGCGCGGATCGACTTCATGTTCCGGCTGGCGCCGGGGAACGGCAGCAAGTCGTTCTCCGGCGGCTCCGTGGTCGCCCGCCACGAGATCGACTACAAGCGCCCCCTCGTCCACCGGCACGAACCGGTGCTGGTCGAGTCCTGGGTGACCGGCATCCGCGGCGCCTCGCTGACCATCGCCTACGAGGTCAAGGACCCCGACACCGAGGAAGGCCCGGGCACCGTCTACGTCCGCGCCTCCACCGTCGTCGTCCCCTACGACTTCCGGACGCAGCGTCCGCGCCGCATCACCGACGAGGAGCGCCACTTCCTGGAGAAGTACCTCCCGGAGGAGCCCGGCGCCGAGGAGGCGGGAGTGCCGGGGGCGCGTACCGCGTGA
- a CDS encoding GyrI-like domain-containing protein, which produces MRNYDVKKDRRDLYTATTSFAPVDVPTMNFLMADGAGSPNTSRLHTDIVQALYATAYAVRALAVEELGRKHTVGPLEGLWWSEDPRAFVDRDEDAWQWRLLIVQPDWITRDLFEAGLGRAVEEKAPAAAGRVRFDAFHEGPAVQILHVGPYDEEGPTLARLHDEHLPRHGLRPRGTHHEIYLSDARRTDPARLRTILRQPVEPADG; this is translated from the coding sequence ATGCGGAACTACGACGTCAAGAAGGACCGGCGGGACCTGTACACCGCTACGACGAGCTTCGCCCCCGTCGACGTGCCCACGATGAACTTCCTCATGGCCGACGGCGCGGGCAGCCCCAACACCTCGCGGCTCCACACCGACATCGTCCAGGCGCTGTACGCCACCGCCTACGCCGTCCGCGCCCTGGCCGTGGAGGAACTCGGCCGCAAGCACACCGTCGGCCCGCTCGAAGGGCTCTGGTGGTCCGAGGACCCGCGTGCCTTCGTCGACCGCGACGAGGACGCCTGGCAGTGGCGGCTCCTGATCGTCCAGCCCGACTGGATCACCCGCGACCTCTTCGAGGCCGGACTCGGGCGCGCCGTCGAGGAGAAGGCCCCCGCCGCCGCCGGCCGGGTCCGCTTCGACGCCTTCCACGAGGGCCCGGCCGTCCAGATCCTGCACGTCGGCCCGTACGACGAGGAAGGTCCCACCCTCGCGCGGCTGCACGACGAGCACCTGCCCCGCCACGGCCTCAGGCCGCGCGGCACCCACCACGAGATCTACCTCTCCGACGCGCGCCGCACCGACCCTGCCCGTCTGCGCACCATCCTCCGCCAGCCGGTCGAACCCGCCGACGGCTGA
- a CDS encoding ABC transporter ATP-binding protein, translating into MTHSTESGPGAGGVSLAELEARAAARRDRPAYGHDALISCDRLVRIFSADGVEVQALQGLDLLVREGELMALVGASGSGKSTLMNILAGLDEPSAGAATVAGCDLLAMDAKERLRYRREVVGFVWQQTGRNLLPYLTAAQNVSLPMQLRGGARRRAGRAQELLDLLGVGRCRDRRPHQMSGGQQQRVALAVALANEPAVLLADEPTGELDSHTAEEIFAAFRTANEELGTTIVIVTHDQAVASEVRRTVAIRDGRTSTEVLRRTEVDATTGQEAVVAREYAMLDRAGRLQLPADHVAALDLRDRVLLELESDHLGVWPDPEQRES; encoded by the coding sequence ATGACCCACTCCACCGAATCCGGGCCCGGCGCGGGCGGCGTGTCGCTGGCCGAGCTGGAGGCACGGGCCGCCGCCCGCCGGGACCGCCCCGCGTACGGTCACGACGCGCTGATCAGCTGCGACCGGCTGGTCCGGATCTTCTCCGCCGACGGTGTGGAGGTGCAGGCGCTCCAGGGGCTGGACCTGCTGGTGCGCGAGGGCGAGCTGATGGCACTGGTCGGGGCCTCGGGCAGCGGCAAGTCGACGCTGATGAACATCCTCGCCGGGCTGGACGAGCCGAGCGCCGGGGCGGCCACCGTGGCCGGGTGCGACCTGCTCGCGATGGACGCCAAGGAGCGGTTGCGCTACCGGCGGGAGGTGGTGGGCTTCGTCTGGCAGCAGACCGGCCGGAACCTGCTGCCGTACCTGACGGCGGCACAGAACGTCTCGCTGCCCATGCAGTTGCGCGGCGGCGCCCGCAGACGCGCGGGCCGCGCCCAGGAACTGCTGGACCTGCTCGGTGTCGGCCGGTGCCGGGACCGGCGGCCGCACCAGATGTCCGGCGGCCAGCAGCAGCGGGTGGCCCTCGCCGTGGCCCTCGCCAACGAACCGGCGGTGCTCCTCGCCGACGAGCCGACCGGCGAACTCGACTCGCACACCGCAGAGGAGATCTTCGCCGCCTTCCGCACCGCCAACGAGGAGCTGGGCACCACCATCGTCATCGTCACCCACGACCAGGCCGTCGCCTCGGAGGTCCGCCGCACGGTCGCCATCCGCGACGGCCGCACCTCCACGGAGGTGCTGCGCCGCACCGAGGTCGACGCGACCACCGGCCAGGAGGCGGTCGTCGCCCGGGAGTACGCGATGCTGGACCGCGCCGGACGCCTCCAGCTCCCCGCCGACCACGTCGCCGCGCTGGACCTGCGGGACCGGGTGCTGCTGGAGCTGGAGAGCGACCACCTCGGGGTGTGGCCGGACCCGGAGCAGCGGGAGAGCTGA
- a CDS encoding FtsX-like permease family protein, with protein MAGRSAAPWVRTRLRAAPLQALSLAVLVLVTAFLAGALPRAVEDAEAEGVRHAMTGEPAGGAIEVLGSPPGPHQSATVREEAVRAATLRAVGAEIDALLPAPLTAAPQNGSLGVQLSEPLPSEDPGLPRPDGLPPRFLVAAQDGLTDHARLVAGAWPRGEGVRAADPSAEAVVTRATAKTMRLRPGSVVHLPAVQGPDRAVRITGVVEPLAPRTTYWSHTEVLRTPGLLAAPSNTPFDTSYYWQAGLLLAPDAGPFLYGLDPLPRMYWRISPDTSGLTGRDVPALQAGLASLKAGPLQSRLRTVVSSDAEVSTGLDGALDDFAGLSRAVSSVTAVGLVGVGTVAGVVLLMAQALTADRRRAELTLLRARGASVPGLAGRLLAETAVVALPAAAAGQALAWLLLPEARAWPSSAASAAVAALVCLALPVRAVLTHRRPRVHEARSDLVLSRPSRRRTVAELGLLVLAAGAVLVLRGRGTDAGGPLVAAAPVLVAVIAALLLVRLHPLPLRLALRPLARTRGALGFLAVARTGRGSPAQLLPLLAVLVALTTAAFGGAVLAGIDDARDRAALLATGADARVERSRTPLPDGLADQVGSVDGVRHTASVHVDYSLALPDGTTVAMAVVEPGAYARLARETGLGAFDARVLREAPPGPAATKESGPVLSAIASPRTAGLLGAGRHSWGGPLGRFTLQVTEVRPTTPALPGQEFLLVDGADLPKALPTLVLATGSGLDTAALKKAADSAGKHTELTLRTAERAAFTDSPLQSGAERLYLVAVAAGIVFAALAVLLSLLRSASERTALLARLRTMGLSARQGRRLLVLEALPQAVLAAAGCVLVGRVALALTAGGVSLELLALPPGSDAVAAVLRADPWSLLVPAAGSVLLTVAVAAAQAWWTARRTAATELRAGDGR; from the coding sequence ATGGCCGGACGATCGGCCGCGCCCTGGGTGCGCACCCGGCTGCGGGCCGCGCCGCTCCAGGCGCTCTCCCTCGCCGTCCTGGTCCTCGTCACCGCCTTCCTCGCGGGAGCGCTGCCGCGCGCCGTGGAGGACGCCGAGGCGGAAGGAGTGCGCCACGCGATGACCGGCGAACCGGCCGGCGGGGCGATCGAGGTGCTGGGCAGCCCGCCGGGTCCGCACCAGTCCGCCACCGTACGGGAGGAGGCGGTGCGCGCCGCGACGCTGCGCGCGGTCGGCGCGGAGATCGACGCGCTCCTGCCGGCGCCGCTGACCGCCGCGCCGCAGAACGGCTCGCTCGGCGTCCAGCTCTCCGAGCCGCTGCCCTCCGAGGACCCCGGCCTGCCCCGGCCCGACGGGCTCCCGCCGCGCTTCCTCGTCGCCGCCCAGGACGGCCTCACCGACCACGCCCGGCTGGTCGCCGGAGCCTGGCCCCGGGGCGAGGGCGTCCGCGCCGCAGACCCCAGCGCCGAGGCGGTCGTCACCCGGGCCACCGCCAAGACGATGCGGCTGAGGCCCGGCTCGGTCGTGCACCTGCCCGCCGTCCAGGGCCCGGACCGCGCCGTGCGGATCACCGGCGTCGTCGAACCGCTCGCGCCCCGGACCACCTACTGGTCCCACACCGAGGTGCTGCGCACCCCCGGCCTGCTCGCCGCGCCCAGCAACACCCCCTTCGACACCAGCTACTACTGGCAGGCCGGCCTGCTGCTGGCCCCCGACGCGGGCCCCTTCCTGTACGGCCTGGACCCGCTGCCCCGGATGTACTGGCGGATCAGCCCCGACACCTCCGGGCTCACCGGACGGGACGTACCGGCGCTCCAGGCGGGCCTGGCCTCGCTCAAGGCCGGGCCGCTCCAGTCGCGGCTGCGGACCGTGGTCTCCTCCGACGCCGAGGTCAGCACGGGACTCGACGGGGCCCTGGACGATTTCGCCGGCCTCAGCCGGGCCGTCTCCTCGGTGACGGCCGTCGGCCTCGTCGGCGTCGGCACGGTCGCGGGCGTGGTGCTGCTGATGGCACAGGCGCTGACCGCCGACCGGCGGCGCGCCGAACTGACCCTGCTGCGGGCCCGCGGCGCCTCCGTCCCCGGACTCGCCGGACGGCTGCTCGCCGAGACCGCCGTGGTGGCGCTCCCGGCGGCCGCCGCCGGACAGGCGCTGGCCTGGCTGCTGCTGCCCGAGGCGCGGGCCTGGCCCTCGTCGGCCGCCTCGGCGGCGGTCGCCGCCCTCGTCTGCCTGGCCCTGCCGGTCCGCGCCGTCCTCACCCACCGCAGGCCGCGCGTCCACGAGGCCCGCTCCGACCTGGTGCTGTCCCGCCCGTCCCGGCGCCGCACCGTCGCGGAACTGGGCCTGCTGGTCCTGGCGGCGGGCGCCGTGCTCGTCCTGCGCGGCCGGGGCACGGACGCGGGCGGCCCGCTGGTCGCCGCCGCGCCCGTGCTGGTCGCGGTGATCGCCGCGCTGCTCCTGGTCCGCCTCCATCCGCTGCCGCTGCGGCTCGCGCTGCGCCCGCTCGCCCGGACCCGGGGCGCCCTCGGCTTCCTCGCCGTGGCCCGCACCGGGCGCGGCTCACCCGCCCAACTGCTGCCGCTGCTGGCGGTGCTGGTCGCGCTGACCACGGCGGCCTTCGGCGGGGCGGTGCTCGCCGGGATCGACGACGCCCGCGACCGGGCGGCCCTCCTCGCCACCGGCGCCGACGCCCGCGTGGAGCGGAGCCGGACACCGCTGCCCGACGGTCTCGCCGACCAGGTCGGCTCCGTGGACGGCGTACGGCACACCGCCTCCGTCCACGTCGACTACAGCCTCGCCCTGCCCGACGGCACCACGGTCGCGATGGCCGTGGTCGAACCCGGCGCCTACGCGCGGCTGGCACGGGAGACCGGGCTCGGCGCCTTCGACGCGCGGGTGCTGCGCGAGGCGCCGCCCGGGCCGGCCGCCACGAAGGAGTCCGGTCCGGTCCTCTCCGCCATCGCCTCACCGAGGACCGCCGGACTGCTGGGTGCGGGGCGGCACAGCTGGGGCGGGCCGCTCGGCCGGTTCACGCTCCAGGTCACCGAGGTGCGCCCCACCACGCCCGCCCTGCCCGGCCAGGAGTTCCTCCTCGTCGACGGGGCGGACCTGCCGAAGGCGCTGCCGACCCTGGTCCTCGCCACCGGGTCCGGACTGGACACGGCCGCGCTGAAGAAGGCCGCGGACTCCGCCGGGAAGCACACGGAGCTGACCCTGCGGACCGCCGAACGCGCCGCCTTCACCGACTCTCCGCTCCAGTCCGGCGCCGAGCGCCTCTACCTGGTCGCGGTGGCGGCCGGGATCGTCTTCGCCGCGCTCGCCGTGCTGCTGTCGCTGCTCCGGTCGGCCTCGGAGCGGACGGCCCTGCTGGCCCGGCTGCGCACGATGGGGCTGAGCGCGCGGCAGGGCCGCCGGCTGCTGGTGCTGGAGGCGCTGCCGCAGGCGGTGCTGGCGGCGGCCGGCTGCGTCCTGGTCGGCCGGGTGGCCCTCGCGCTGACGGCGGGCGGGGTGAGCCTGGAGCTGCTCGCGCTGCCGCCCGGCTCCGACGCGGTGGCGGCCGTGCTGCGGGCCGACCCCTGGTCGCTGCTGGTCCCGGCCGCCGGGAGCGTCCTGCTGACCGTGGCGGTGGCCGCCGCGCAGGCCTGGTGGACGGCGCGTCGCACCGCGGCGACCGAGCTGCGCGCGGGGGACGGGCGGTGA